From one Bacillota bacterium genomic stretch:
- the rapZ gene encoding RNase adapter RapZ — MELVVVTGLSGAGKSEALKSLEDLGYFCVDNLPPALIPEFIRFLPGGGEVRRVALGVDIRGGVFFDSVLESLEQVRAQGIEPQILYLEANDEVLVRRYKETRRRHPLAPHGRLVDGLNRERERLAGLRAQARWVIDTSELTPRQLRRRLAALFGQEEGRGRMLVNLVSFGFKYGLPQDADLVLDVRYLPNPQYEEALRLLPGTDPRVRDFLLAQAETGEFLERSWKFLEFLLPRYAGEGKEQLTVGIGCTGGQHRSVALAVELGERVRRAGYPVTVEHRDVRRALEENRARREGGA, encoded by the coding sequence ATCGAGCTGGTGGTGGTGACCGGGCTCTCCGGGGCGGGCAAGTCGGAGGCGCTCAAGTCGCTGGAGGACCTGGGCTACTTCTGCGTGGACAACCTGCCGCCGGCGCTCATCCCGGAGTTCATCCGCTTCCTGCCCGGCGGCGGCGAGGTGCGGCGCGTGGCGCTGGGCGTCGACATCCGCGGCGGCGTCTTCTTCGACTCGGTGCTGGAGTCGCTGGAGCAGGTGCGCGCGCAGGGGATCGAGCCGCAGATCCTCTACCTGGAGGCCAACGACGAGGTGCTGGTGCGGCGTTACAAGGAGACGCGCCGCCGCCATCCGCTGGCGCCGCACGGGCGGCTGGTGGACGGGCTCAACCGCGAGCGCGAGCGGCTGGCCGGCCTGCGCGCCCAGGCGCGCTGGGTGATCGACACCAGCGAGCTGACGCCGCGCCAGCTGCGGCGACGGCTGGCGGCGCTCTTCGGGCAGGAGGAGGGTCGCGGGCGGATGCTGGTCAACCTGGTCTCCTTCGGCTTCAAGTACGGCCTGCCGCAGGACGCCGACCTGGTCCTGGACGTCCGCTACCTGCCCAACCCCCAGTACGAGGAAGCGCTCCGCCTCCTCCCCGGCACCGACCCGCGCGTCCGCGACTTCCTGCTGGCGCAGGCGGAGACCGGCGAGTTCCTGGAACGCAGCTGGAAGTTCCTGGAGTTCCTCCTGCCCCGCTACGCCGGAGAGGGCAAGGAGCAGCTGACCGTCGGCATCGGCTGCACCGGCGGCCAGCACCGTTCGGTGGCGCTGGCGGTGGAGCTGGGCGAGCGGGTGCGGCGGGCCGGCTACCCGGTGACGGTGGAGCATCGCGACGTCCGCCGCGCCCTGGAGGAGAACCGCGCGCGCCGGGAGGGCGGCGCGTGA